The genome window ATGAGCCTCGAGAGGAGACGTAGACGACGGACGGAGACGTACGCGACGCTGGTAGAACTCGAGGCCGCGTCGATGGCCGAGAACGCCGCCGAAGCATCGGACCGACTCGTCGAAGCGCTCACCGAGATCGTCGATGCGGTCGACGAGCAGTTCGAACGCGTCACGGCGATCGACGGAACGATCGACGACCTCGAGCGGACGATGGACGAGATCGACGTCTGAAACCGATATCGTTCCCGGAATCCGCGCGTTAGCGCCCGCAAAGGGAAAACGTGTTACGACAGCCGCCCCGACTCACGCGATATGACCGTTCTGGACGACGCCCGCGCGATGCTCGCGACGGGGCCGGTCTGTGATTCCTGTCTCGGCAGCCCCTTCGCCGAGCGGAGTTTCGGCCTGACAAACGGCGAACGCGGCCGGGCGCTGCGTACCGCCGTCGCACTGGACGACGACGACGATTTCGACCCCGATGGCCCTGCGGACTGCTGGGTCTGTGAGGGATACTGTGGTACCGCCGATGCCATCGCAGACGCCATCGTCGGCGAACTCGAGGGAACCCACTTCGAAACCTACCAGGTCGGTACCCGTGTCCCGCCGCTGGTCGAGGAGAACGAACGCCTGGCCCGAGAGGACGCCGGGCTCGAACCCGACGTCGGCGAGTCGGTCAAACGCGAACTGAACCGAGAGGTGGGTCGTCGCGTTGGCTCGAAGACAGGTGCCGAGGTCGATTTCGATCGGCCTGACGTACTCGCCGTGGTCGACCTCGAAGCGTTCGACCCGCTCGAGGCCCTCGAGTCAGAGACCGTAACGAGCCACGCGGTCGACGTCCAGGTCAACCCGGCGTTCGTCTACGGGCGCTACCGCAAGATCGAACGAGATATTCCACAGACAGAGTGGCCCTGCAGGGAGTGTGGCGGCAGCGGGGCGCAACTCGGCGACGACGGCGAGGAGCCCTGTGAATACTGTGGCGGCTCGGGCTACATGTACGACACCAGCGTCGAACAGACCGTCAGGCCCCACGTCGTCGAGGCGATGGACGGCGACGAGGGGAAATTCCACGGCGCCGGGCGAGAGGACGTCGATGCCCGGATGCTCGGCGAGGGGCGCCCGTTCGTCCTCGAGGTGAAACGCCCACAGCGACGCGATCCCGACCCGGTCGAACTCGAGCGGGCGATCAACGACGCGGCCGGCGGCGTCGAGGTCGACGGGCTGCGACTCGCCACCTACGAGATGGTCGAACGGGTCAAAGAACACGATGCGAGCAAGGGCTACCGTGCCGACGTCGCGTTCGGTGACCCAGTCGACGAAAGTACCCTCAAGAGCGCACTCGAGGAACTCGACGGAACGACCGTCGAACAGTACACCCCCCAGCGGGTCGACCACCGGCGGGCGAACCTCACTCGCGAGCGAACCGTCTACGGGATCGACGGCGACCTGCTCGAGCCCACCAGCGCGGAGGTCCGCGTTCACGGCGAGGGCGGACTCTACATCAAAGAACTAATCAGCGGCGACGAGGGCCGAACCGAGCCGAGTCTCGCCGGCCTGCTCGAGACCGACGCCGAGGTGACGGCGCTCGACGTCACTGGTGTCGAAGGCGAGGACGAGCCGTTCGAACTCGAGGCCTACTTCCGGGACGACCCGCGCGAGGACACAGCGGGCAGCTAATAGACGGAACCGCGCTGTGAAACGCCAGCGACCTCTCGACGTACGAGCGAGCGCTGACAATCGACGGCGGCGAGTTCGTCGGCTGGGGTCCAGACGACCGCATCGGTAACGCAACGGTTTAGCCGTCAGCCACGGATCCTCGAGCCATGCCACTCGGCGTCGACGAAGCCGGAAAGGGTCCGGTGCTCGGATCGATGTTCGCCGCAGCCGTATACTGTGACGACCCGGACGCGCTCCCGGCGGGGATCGCCGACTCGAAGCGACTCACACCCGCCCGCCGCGAGGACCTCGCCGCGACGCTGTGTGAGGACGACCGGATCGCCGTCGGCGTCGCCGAGATCACGGTCGCACGGATCGACGACCCGGAGACGGACATGAACTCGCTCGCGGTCGCCGCCCACGCCGAGGCGATCGCGGACGCCGTCGGTGGGCTCGAGTCCACACGATCGGTCTCCGGGCTCTGTGACGCCTGCGACACCGACGCCGAGCGGTTCGCCCAGCGGGTGCACGAGGCCTGTGCGAAGCGAACCGACATCCCCCTCGAGATCGACGCCCACCACGGCGCAGAC of Natrarchaeobaculum sulfurireducens contains these proteins:
- the rnhB gene encoding ribonuclease HII, coding for MPLGVDEAGKGPVLGSMFAAAVYCDDPDALPAGIADSKRLTPARREDLAATLCEDDRIAVGVAEITVARIDDPETDMNSLAVAAHAEAIADAVGGLESTRSVSGLCDACDTDAERFAQRVHEACAKRTDIPLEIDAHHGADDESPIVGAASIVAKVERDAHVARLGEKYGEVGSGYPSDPATREFLESYVDGHGELPACARESWSTCRDVLAAAQQTELGQF
- a CDS encoding tRNA pseudouridine(54/55) synthase Pus10; translated protein: MTVLDDARAMLATGPVCDSCLGSPFAERSFGLTNGERGRALRTAVALDDDDDFDPDGPADCWVCEGYCGTADAIADAIVGELEGTHFETYQVGTRVPPLVEENERLAREDAGLEPDVGESVKRELNREVGRRVGSKTGAEVDFDRPDVLAVVDLEAFDPLEALESETVTSHAVDVQVNPAFVYGRYRKIERDIPQTEWPCRECGGSGAQLGDDGEEPCEYCGGSGYMYDTSVEQTVRPHVVEAMDGDEGKFHGAGREDVDARMLGEGRPFVLEVKRPQRRDPDPVELERAINDAAGGVEVDGLRLATYEMVERVKEHDASKGYRADVAFGDPVDESTLKSALEELDGTTVEQYTPQRVDHRRANLTRERTVYGIDGDLLEPTSAEVRVHGEGGLYIKELISGDEGRTEPSLAGLLETDAEVTALDVTGVEGEDEPFELEAYFRDDPREDTAGS